The Gracilimonas sediminicola sequence CAGCCCGTTCCAGCCCTTTATCGGCCTGCTCAAGGTTTTGGAGGCCTGATTTGGTCCGTTTAATTTTTCTTTTCAGGCTTTTAAGGAGGGATGACTTACGTTGACGGAGCCGCTGATCCCGGGAGTAATTTTTGTACCGATAGAGAATAAGATCGTTTACACTATCGAACTCTTTTTCCGTCTTAACTGGCAGTGTTTCTTCGGAAAGCAGGGTGGTATCTCCATTTTCCAGAAGACGCGGGAAGGGGTTGTTTTCCATTTCATCACAAACTTTACGAACGAACTCCTGAAGCTCCTCCTCCCCCGCTTCATCAAGGTCATAAATATCAGTCAGCTCCTGAATATTTTGCCGTGGGAACATCGCGTTTATAGCCACTATTTTATTCTTGGTGCTTTTTCGGCTGATGTCCTCCTCAATCTCATATACATTCAGTTTCTGAGGACTTGGAGGTTCCTCTTCGGTTTCATCGTACTCTTTAAATACCTCGATGATCTCCCCCTCTTTGGAAAGAAACACATTCGCGCGATTGCTGAACAGCCTGAAATGCAGCTTGTGCCCGTCTTCAAAATGAATAAACAGCCACCGGTCGGTTTCCGGAATGGTTACATCGGTGATTTCAACGCCATAAATCTTCTCAAAAAAATCGATGGTGTTGCTCTTTTTTGCTCCCCGAAAACTGTCTAAATAAAGAGCAATATTTCCCGGGGCTGAACTGAAGCATAATCGGTGTTTAGCGGCCTCTGTGTGTACAAAAAACTCCAAATAGTTTTTATATGGACTGACCGCCTGCTCGATTTTACCGGCAGTTAACTTGTTTTTAAGCTCTCGCTTTAGATATATTAGCTCGTAATAGTTCATTTAATTTGAGGGGAAAATACAGGTTTCATGCATTATCCAATATTTAATTCTATTGTTAATACCGTAGAAACACAATTGGGGAAAAGAGGGATTAAAGCCGAGAAATTCAGGACCTGGGAAGATAATAAGATTCATGCCACCGGATTAGAATTAATCATTAGTCTGGACAAAGTTTCAAACTTCATGAATTCGCTTTCCATTAATTTTGACTGGGACAGCTTTAGAGAAACAACTATGGCCAAAGAGCTGGAAGGTATGAATAGTCATCCGTTTCTCAAGATTGAAACCCTAACTAAATCAACCGTCACTCCTACCATCGATGTTGAAATGAGCTGGCTGTTTGATATTGACCGCTGTCAACCCGAAATACCGGGAGAAGCCGGTAATTACCGCATCGAGAAAGCCAGCCGATGGATGGAATCCATCAGTAAAAAAGTAAATGAACTGCTTGCTAAAGACGACATCATTACCCGCTGGCACATCGAAATTGACGGGGATGAGAACGGCCGCTACCTCTCCGCCATTAACCTTATCTCTTACTTCCAATACGAACTGACTTCCCCCAAAAGCCTGGAAGAAGTTCAGCATTTGGTCAGCCGAAAGCTGCAGGATTTACTCCTTAAAGCCAACCGGGTTATTTACCTCGCCGATGAAATTCTCGATGATTCGGTAGCCGCGTAATTGCAGCCCGCTCGAATTGGCATCGATGCAGAGCCTCGGTACCCGTAAAAAAGAGTCATCCTGAGGGTACTCCAGAAGGATCTTTGCTCTTACTGGTTGGTAAGCATTTCATAACAAAGGTTCATCCTACCTGCGAAAGACAGGCACTGTCGCTCTGAATGACAATCATGGTAATCCTGAAATCAAGCCAATCAAGATTCCTAAGTTTTTGAACCTTGATTTATGGGATTGAAAGATTGGCTTGATCAATCTAAGCGTAACATTTTGAAAAGAAATCTTTCCTTAAGATGTCCTAAAAAACATTTCACAACAAAGATCTATTACCTAGCCGGAAGTTCTTTTTTTTTTGTCATCGCGAGGAGCCTGGTTTTGCTATAGGATCAAATAGGTATTCGACGCGGCGATCTCCTTGTCGGGACTCTTTGCCGTTACCGGGAAATTGCTTCGTCGTTATGCATACGGTTCCTGCGTTTGGCTAAGCCGGCTCCTCGAATTACCTAACATCTACAGCAATGACCGACTGGTTTAAGAATCAGGCTTAGCTTACTCAGTCGTAGGTGTAAAACCCTTCGCCGGTTTTGTTGCCGAGTTTGCCGGCATCCACCATTTTCACCAGCAGAGGAGCCGGGCGGTATTTCGGATCTTTGAAGCCCTCGTAAAGCACGTTCAGGATATCGAGGCATACATCCAGACCGATAAAATCTGCCAGTCTTAGCGGACCCATCGGATGCGCCATTCCCAGCTTCATCACTTCGTCTACATGCTCGGCTGTGGCAACGCCCTCTCCCACACAGAAGATGGCCTCGTTAATCATGGGCATCAGCACGCGGTTGCTCACAAAACCGGGAGCATCATTAACCGGAACCGGCACTTTATTCAATTTCTCTGAAGCCTCTTTAACTATCTCATAGGTTTCATCATCGGTTTGGAGTCCGCGTACAATCTCAACCAGCTTCATCACCGGAACGGGATTAAAGAAGTGCATCCCGATAAACTTCTCCGGGCGCGATGTTAAAGCCGCCAGCTTGGTGATAGAAATAGAAGACGTATTTGATCCCAGAATAGCATGATCAGGAGCAGCTTTATCTACTTTTTCCCAAACTGTTTTCTTGATCTCAAAATTTTCGGGAACAGCCTCAACAACCAGGTCAACATCCTTCACTCCTTCTTCAACATCCAGAAAGATGCTGATTCCATCCATAGTTGCTGATTTCTTAGCCTCATCGATCTTTTCTTTCTTCACCATGCGATCCAGGTTCTTCTCGATGGTCGCCACGGCTTTATCCGCAAATTCCTGTTTGGTTTCGATGAGATTTACGGAAATGTCATTCATTGCAAATACATGCGCAATTCCATTTCCCATTGTTCCGCCGCCTATCACAGCTACTTTCTTTACGTCCATTTTGTCCGGTTATTTTCAGTTTTAATTTTCATCAGATTAGGGCTTTTGGAAGCGTTTTT is a genomic window containing:
- a CDS encoding NFACT RNA binding domain-containing protein, producing MNYYELIYLKRELKNKLTAGKIEQAVSPYKNYLEFFVHTEAAKHRLCFSSAPGNIALYLDSFRGAKKSNTIDFFEKIYGVEITDVTIPETDRWLFIHFEDGHKLHFRLFSNRANVFLSKEGEIIEVFKEYDETEEEPPSPQKLNVYEIEEDISRKSTKNKIVAINAMFPRQNIQELTDIYDLDEAGEEELQEFVRKVCDEMENNPFPRLLENGDTTLLSEETLPVKTEKEFDSVNDLILYRYKNYSRDQRLRQRKSSLLKSLKRKIKRTKSGLQNLEQADKGLERAEKYEQWGHILMANAHLGDVNKEEIEVDDLYNEGEKVTIPLEIDLDIAGNAQRYYKKSAGAEKSYEEAMKRIPIMQNEKEKAERLLEEAEEITNLWEFKDWEKEREEELKEYRSQDNSGDEEQLPFHTLEVQGYPVWIGKNAKSNDTLVQKAHKEDVWMHARGVPGSHLVIRMGNDKGMPEKKVLLEAASYAAYNSKAKGSKLAPVIITKKKYVRKPKGSPPGAVVVDREEVEMVTPKKPAK
- a CDS encoding 3-hydroxyacyl-CoA dehydrogenase family protein; this encodes MDVKKVAVIGGGTMGNGIAHVFAMNDISVNLIETKQEFADKAVATIEKNLDRMVKKEKIDEAKKSATMDGISIFLDVEEGVKDVDLVVEAVPENFEIKKTVWEKVDKAAPDHAILGSNTSSISITKLAALTSRPEKFIGMHFFNPVPVMKLVEIVRGLQTDDETYEIVKEASEKLNKVPVPVNDAPGFVSNRVLMPMINEAIFCVGEGVATAEHVDEVMKLGMAHPMGPLRLADFIGLDVCLDILNVLYEGFKDPKYRPAPLLVKMVDAGKLGNKTGEGFYTYD